In a genomic window of Aeromicrobium panaciterrae:
- the argC gene encoding N-acetyl-gamma-glutamyl-phosphate reductase, which produces MTTITAAVAGASGYAGGEVLRLLLAHPDVEIGALTAASSAGTPLGQHHPHLVPLADRILEPTTAETLAGHDVVFLGLPHGQSGAVAAQLGEDVLVIDCGADFRLQSAEEWTEFYGGEHAGTWPYGLPELIVGGGHQRDNLKGVNRIAVPGCNVTAITLGIQPAISAGLVESTDLVAVLANGFSGAGKAPKTHLLASEGLGSATPYGVGGVHRHVPEIMQNLRLAGADEVTISFTPTLVPMARGILATTTARLAPGVDIAAVRAAYDTEYGNEPFIHLLPEGQWPTTAATLGANTALIQVAIDARANRLVAVSAIDNLVKGTAGGAIQSMNLALGLDETTGLSTIGVAP; this is translated from the coding sequence ATGACCACGATCACCGCAGCCGTTGCCGGCGCAAGCGGGTACGCCGGAGGCGAGGTGCTGCGCCTGCTGCTGGCGCATCCCGACGTCGAGATCGGTGCCCTGACTGCGGCTTCGAGTGCGGGTACGCCCCTTGGGCAGCATCACCCTCACCTCGTGCCATTGGCCGACCGCATTCTCGAGCCGACGACTGCTGAGACCTTGGCTGGGCATGATGTGGTGTTCCTCGGACTGCCTCACGGCCAGTCCGGTGCCGTGGCGGCTCAGCTGGGCGAGGACGTACTCGTCATCGACTGTGGTGCTGATTTCCGTCTTCAGTCTGCTGAGGAATGGACTGAGTTCTACGGCGGCGAGCATGCCGGAACCTGGCCGTACGGACTGCCAGAGCTGATCGTGGGCGGCGGTCATCAGCGGGACAACCTCAAGGGCGTCAACCGCATCGCCGTTCCTGGGTGCAACGTCACCGCGATCACCCTCGGTATCCAGCCCGCGATCTCGGCGGGGCTGGTGGAGTCGACCGACCTCGTCGCAGTTCTTGCCAACGGATTCTCGGGCGCCGGCAAGGCACCCAAGACACACCTGCTTGCGTCCGAAGGTCTCGGTTCAGCGACCCCGTACGGCGTCGGTGGAGTTCATCGGCACGTTCCGGAGATCATGCAGAACCTTCGGCTCGCCGGCGCAGACGAAGTCACGATCTCGTTCACGCCGACGCTCGTACCGATGGCACGCGGGATTCTCGCTACCACGACCGCTCGGCTCGCGCCGGGCGTCGACATCGCTGCGGTCAGGGCGGCATACGACACGGAGTACGGCAACGAGCCGTTCATCCATCTGCTTCCTGAGGGACAGTGGCCGACGACTGCGGCAACCCTGGGCGCCAACACGGCTCTGATTCAGGTCGCCATCGACGCGCGGGCCAACCGTCTCGTCGCCGTCTCCGCGATCGACAACCTGGTCAAGGGAACCGCTGGCGGCGCCATCCAGTCCATGAACCTCGCCCTCGGTCTCGACGAGACCACTGGCCTCTCAACGATCGGGGTTGCGCCATGA
- the pheS gene encoding phenylalanine--tRNA ligase subunit alpha has protein sequence MSAPNSEYDPVEVTPLRADEVTRMRDEALAAIAGADSIDAIKQVRIDHAGDRSPLALANREIGALQPQARKEAGQRVGEARGAINQALAAKTTELETAAEEIALVTEAVDVTLPADARPVGARHPITTIQEHVADIFVAMGWEVGEGPEVEAEWLNFDALNLGPDHPARTMQDTFWVSPESAAMVLRTHTSPVQARTMLTREPPIYIVCPGRVFRTDELDATHSPVFHQLEGLAIDEGLSMAHLKGTLDHLAQAIYGDGMTTRFRPSYFPFTEPSAEMDLLCYVCHNEPDAVAACRTCKGEGWVEWGGCGVVNPRVLIACGVDPERYSGFAFGIGLDRTITSRYDIADLRDVFDGDIRFTEPFGVEL, from the coding sequence ATGTCCGCGCCCAACTCCGAGTACGACCCCGTCGAAGTCACCCCGTTGCGGGCCGACGAGGTCACGCGCATGCGCGACGAGGCGTTGGCAGCGATCGCGGGAGCCGACTCGATCGATGCAATCAAGCAGGTACGCATCGACCACGCGGGCGACCGCTCCCCGTTGGCCCTCGCCAATCGTGAGATCGGCGCGCTGCAGCCCCAGGCACGCAAAGAAGCTGGACAGCGTGTCGGCGAAGCGCGCGGTGCGATCAACCAGGCGCTCGCTGCCAAGACGACCGAGCTTGAGACCGCGGCTGAGGAAATCGCCCTGGTCACCGAGGCCGTCGATGTGACGCTGCCCGCCGATGCTCGCCCGGTCGGCGCCAGGCACCCGATCACCACGATCCAGGAACACGTCGCCGACATCTTCGTAGCAATGGGTTGGGAAGTCGGCGAAGGCCCAGAGGTCGAAGCCGAATGGCTCAACTTCGACGCTCTCAACCTCGGACCCGACCACCCAGCCCGCACGATGCAGGACACCTTCTGGGTGAGCCCGGAGTCTGCGGCGATGGTGCTCCGTACGCATACGTCGCCCGTTCAGGCGCGCACGATGCTGACCCGCGAACCCCCGATCTACATCGTCTGCCCCGGTCGCGTTTTTCGCACCGATGAGCTCGATGCCACCCACTCGCCGGTCTTCCATCAGCTCGAGGGTTTGGCGATCGACGAGGGTCTGTCGATGGCGCACCTCAAGGGAACGCTCGATCACCTCGCCCAGGCGATCTACGGCGACGGTATGACCACGCGGTTCCGTCCCTCCTACTTCCCGTTCACCGAGCCAAGCGCCGAGATGGATCTGCTCTGCTACGTCTGCCACAACGAGCCGGACGCCGTCGCTGCCTGCCGTACGTGCAAGGGCGAGGGCTGGGTCGAGTGGGGCGGATGTGGAGTCGTGAATCCACGCGTCCTGATCGCTTGCGGTGTCGATCCTGAGCGCTACTCGGGCTTCGCCTTCGGTATCGGACTCGACCGTACGATCACCTCCCGCTACGACATCGCCGACCTGCGCGATGTGTTCGACGGTGACATCCGCTTCACCGAGCCCTTTGGAGTGGAGCTGTGA
- a CDS encoding DUF2207 domain-containing protein — protein MKRTALRILALLVTAGVFVIPVLVGMVPSTTAPSIDPVSITHYTADYVVGSDGSLAAKEVIKAEFPFGRHGIFRFWDLRDPTDSTVRLTPKNIKVSLDGQSVSNELQWQNGRRYRVAKIGDPDSYVSPGIHEYTITYTIKGALSPTSANPGSFASSSWTDKQKAQSVFNWNVVAPGWQMDIEKSTIHITLPKPSGKVQCTSSFDGTGPCTIEGAGTDRVTISTGPLAPRTPVTVRIGLPTATPDRVTVPWPIAYDRVLGRSVPVVATLLGISLAAMAIAYGLDRKSREPEPGYPVMYEPPNGLGPVQTAYIIDEAIPSRALVSTLLYQAEQGLTKLDENGSKSWTITGIGDEKAWAATDDVTRFVGAGLGVTSPGGTFKSSPSSVSSGHTLQTVKGGIDGATATWAAGIGASKTSTSEWLSRVAVVVSAIATAVMVVFIQPPVTLYVLPLAAFVIGGIGLLTRGVGQRRTTLGRELWSRAGGFERMLSTDSSKTRFDFSGKQDLYTAFIPFAVAFDCADRWAKKYEVATGSAAPVPVWYSSTDSGSSGLGFFGNHDAYSGFESSLSSSISAYAATQSSSSSGGGGGGGGGGGGGGGGGGGSW, from the coding sequence ATGAAGCGGACTGCGCTGCGCATCCTGGCGTTGCTCGTGACCGCGGGGGTCTTCGTCATCCCCGTGCTTGTCGGCATGGTCCCGAGTACGACGGCCCCCTCGATCGACCCTGTCTCGATCACCCACTACACGGCCGACTACGTTGTGGGCTCGGATGGATCGCTCGCCGCCAAGGAAGTCATCAAGGCCGAGTTCCCGTTCGGACGCCACGGAATCTTCCGGTTCTGGGACCTCCGTGATCCCACCGACTCCACGGTCCGGCTGACGCCCAAGAACATCAAGGTGTCGCTCGATGGCCAGTCAGTGTCCAACGAACTGCAGTGGCAGAACGGTCGCCGCTACCGCGTCGCCAAGATCGGCGACCCCGACAGCTACGTGTCACCCGGCATCCACGAGTACACGATCACGTACACGATCAAGGGTGCGCTTTCGCCAACATCTGCCAACCCTGGGTCGTTCGCCTCGTCGAGCTGGACCGACAAGCAAAAGGCTCAGTCGGTGTTCAACTGGAACGTCGTCGCGCCCGGCTGGCAAATGGACATCGAGAAGTCGACGATCCACATCACGCTGCCCAAGCCTTCCGGCAAGGTTCAATGCACCTCCAGCTTCGACGGCACTGGCCCGTGCACCATCGAAGGTGCCGGAACAGACCGGGTGACGATCAGCACCGGACCGCTCGCACCGCGTACGCCCGTAACAGTTCGCATCGGACTCCCGACTGCAACGCCGGACCGCGTCACCGTGCCGTGGCCCATCGCGTACGACAGAGTGCTCGGACGCAGCGTCCCCGTGGTCGCAACGCTGCTGGGTATTTCGCTCGCAGCGATGGCGATCGCGTACGGACTCGATCGCAAGTCGCGGGAGCCCGAGCCTGGCTACCCCGTCATGTACGAACCGCCGAACGGTCTCGGCCCGGTCCAGACCGCCTACATCATCGACGAGGCGATTCCGTCGCGCGCTTTGGTCTCAACGCTGCTCTACCAAGCCGAGCAAGGCCTGACCAAGCTCGATGAGAACGGCAGCAAGTCGTGGACCATCACCGGCATCGGTGACGAGAAGGCATGGGCCGCGACGGACGACGTGACGCGATTCGTAGGTGCAGGACTCGGCGTCACCAGTCCCGGCGGAACGTTCAAGTCCTCCCCTTCCTCGGTGTCCTCGGGCCACACGCTTCAGACAGTCAAGGGCGGTATCGACGGCGCAACCGCCACCTGGGCGGCTGGCATCGGAGCCTCCAAGACCTCCACCTCTGAGTGGCTCTCCCGCGTTGCCGTCGTGGTCTCCGCTATCGCCACTGCCGTCATGGTCGTGTTCATTCAGCCGCCCGTCACCCTGTATGTCCTCCCGCTCGCGGCGTTCGTCATCGGCGGGATCGGACTGCTCACTCGAGGCGTCGGCCAGCGCCGCACGACACTCGGGCGCGAACTGTGGTCTCGCGCCGGCGGATTCGAGCGCATGCTGTCCACCGACTCCTCCAAGACGAGGTTCGACTTCAGCGGCAAGCAGGACCTCTACACCGCGTTCATCCCCTTCGCAGTGGCATTTGACTGCGCGGATCGCTGGGCCAAGAAGTACGAGGTCGCAACGGGCTCGGCTGCACCGGTTCCCGTTTGGTACTCGTCCACCGACTCCGGCTCAAGCGGTCTTGGCTTCTTCGGCAACCACGATGCCTACTCCGGATTCGAGTCCTCGTTGTCTTCATCCATCAGCGCTTACGCAGCCACCCAGTCCTCCAGCAGTAGTGGAGGCGGCGGTGGCGGCGGTGGAGGCGGCGGCGGTGGCGGAGGTGGCGGCGGCGGCTCCTGGTAA
- a CDS encoding LemA family protein produces the protein MSTLWIIVAIVAALALFTVYAFNKLRRTDIGAQEALGGIDVQLTRRADLIPNLVNTVKGYAQHEKGVFEAVTEARAGVAKAAKDGSPADKAAADAKLSKAIIDVLAVAEAYPELQASANFQSLQTELAETENKLSFARQFYNDAVAKLNSLVKTIPWLFFTGIAGVSAREFYDAPEGQAAPPTVTF, from the coding sequence ATGTCTACCCTCTGGATCATCGTGGCGATTGTCGCCGCACTCGCTCTGTTCACCGTCTACGCGTTCAACAAGCTTCGCCGTACCGACATTGGCGCTCAGGAAGCCCTCGGCGGGATCGACGTCCAGCTGACCCGTCGTGCCGACCTCATCCCGAACCTCGTCAACACCGTCAAGGGATATGCCCAGCACGAGAAGGGCGTCTTCGAGGCCGTGACGGAAGCCCGCGCGGGCGTCGCCAAGGCAGCCAAGGACGGATCACCCGCCGACAAGGCAGCCGCCGACGCCAAGCTCAGCAAGGCAATCATCGACGTACTCGCGGTCGCCGAGGCCTACCCGGAGCTCCAGGCGTCTGCCAACTTCCAGTCGCTGCAGACCGAGCTTGCCGAGACCGAGAACAAGCTTTCGTTCGCGCGCCAGTTCTACAACGATGCGGTCGCCAAGCTCAACAGCCTGGTCAAGACGATCCCGTGGCTGTTCTTCACTGGCATCGCCGGTGTCTCGGCTCGCGAGTTCTATGACGCGCCCGAGGGACAAGCCGCTCCCCCGACGGTCACGTTCTAG
- a CDS encoding ATP-binding protein, with protein sequence MDLDDFPDGIIIAGPDGAVEYVNHRVKVMARAEGDEMIGMHLREAVPFDDLNGNSWYDSTEPYDGIATRTRISEQAWWSPKGSEYLITASLKRDRPAGPVQQVVVSIRNARVRNQRDRERSDLVATVAHELRSPLTGIKGFTSTLLTKWDKFSEEQRQFMLETVDADADRLSRLITELLDAARIDAGRLTLKRGPVKLDEVVRHVLRNVSGGSTPPFEVSIGENLDLIWGDSDRMSQVVTNLVENALRHGFGLKQVSVLNAQVSGEDGVILHIIDQGPGIPEEMRQRVFSRFWRSGPGAGSGLGMYIVRGIVLEHGGQVEITDADGGGADISAWFPINEPDALTD encoded by the coding sequence ATGGACCTCGACGACTTCCCGGACGGCATCATCATTGCCGGCCCCGATGGCGCCGTCGAGTACGTCAACCACCGGGTGAAAGTCATGGCCCGTGCCGAGGGTGACGAGATGATCGGCATGCATTTGCGTGAGGCCGTCCCGTTCGATGACCTCAACGGCAACTCCTGGTACGACAGCACCGAGCCGTACGACGGCATCGCCACGCGTACTCGGATCTCCGAGCAGGCCTGGTGGTCGCCCAAGGGCAGCGAGTACCTCATCACCGCTTCGCTGAAGCGTGATCGACCGGCAGGACCTGTGCAGCAGGTCGTGGTGAGCATCCGCAACGCCCGCGTACGCAACCAGCGTGACCGCGAACGATCTGATCTCGTGGCCACCGTGGCGCATGAGCTCCGCTCGCCGCTGACTGGCATCAAAGGCTTCACGTCGACGCTCCTGACCAAATGGGACAAGTTCTCCGAAGAACAGCGCCAATTCATGCTCGAGACCGTCGATGCTGACGCCGACCGATTGAGCAGACTCATCACAGAGCTGCTCGACGCCGCACGTATCGATGCCGGCCGACTGACGCTCAAGCGTGGTCCGGTCAAGCTCGACGAGGTCGTACGTCATGTGCTGCGCAACGTCTCCGGTGGATCGACACCGCCGTTCGAGGTCAGCATCGGCGAGAACCTCGACCTGATCTGGGGCGACAGCGATCGCATGTCCCAGGTCGTGACAAACCTGGTCGAGAACGCGCTGCGCCACGGATTCGGCCTCAAGCAGGTTTCAGTCTTGAACGCGCAGGTGTCCGGCGAGGATGGCGTGATCCTCCACATCATCGACCAGGGCCCCGGCATCCCCGAGGAGATGCGCCAGCGGGTGTTCAGCCGCTTCTGGCGTTCGGGTCCCGGCGCCGGCAGTGGCCTCGGTATGTACATCGTTCGCGGCATCGTTCTGGAGCACGGGGGACAGGTCGAGATCACCGACGCCGACGGTGGCGGCGCTGACATCAGCGCGTGGTTCCCAATCAACGAGCCCGACGCGCTGACCGACTGA
- the argG gene encoding argininosuccinate synthase codes for MSKVLTHLPVGERVGIAFSGGLDTSVAVAWMRDKGAVPCTYTADIGQYDEPDISGIPGRAMEYGAELARSIDCKRPLVDEGLAALACGAFHIRSAGRTYFNTTPLGRAVTGTLLVRAMHEDNVNIWGDGSTFKGNDIERFYRYGLLANPELMIYKPWLDAEFVAELGGRHEMSQWLTERNLPYRDSQEKAYSTDANIWGATHEAKTLEHLNTSLESVEPIMGVKFWDPSVEIETEDVTITFEAGRPVAINGATFGGDPVALVHEANTIGGRHGLGMSDQIENRIIEAKSRGIYEAPGMALLHIAYERLVNAIHNEDTIANFHQHGRRLGRLMYEGRWLDPQAMMLRESVQRWIASVVSGDVTIRLRRGEDYSILDTQGPNFSYHPEKLSMERTENAVFGPTDRIGQLTMRNLDIADSRAMLELYAQQPLDQGQVLVENGTLFGELPAGGATRIEANPAVDHDGVDEVDEQALDAAAMEFGTD; via the coding sequence ATGTCCAAGGTTCTCACTCATCTTCCCGTCGGCGAACGCGTCGGCATCGCCTTTTCAGGCGGCCTCGACACGTCCGTTGCTGTTGCGTGGATGCGCGACAAGGGCGCTGTTCCGTGCACCTACACAGCCGATATCGGCCAGTACGACGAGCCGGACATCTCGGGTATCCCCGGCCGCGCCATGGAGTACGGCGCCGAGCTCGCGAGGTCGATCGACTGCAAGCGGCCGCTCGTCGACGAGGGCTTGGCCGCGCTTGCCTGCGGCGCGTTCCACATTCGCTCTGCTGGCCGGACGTACTTCAACACGACTCCGCTTGGCCGCGCCGTCACTGGCACGCTCCTCGTACGGGCGATGCACGAGGACAACGTCAACATCTGGGGCGATGGCTCGACCTTCAAGGGCAATGACATTGAGCGGTTCTATCGGTACGGCCTGCTCGCTAACCCAGAGCTGATGATCTACAAGCCGTGGCTCGACGCCGAGTTCGTTGCCGAGCTGGGTGGCCGGCACGAGATGAGCCAGTGGCTCACCGAGCGCAACCTCCCGTACCGGGACAGCCAGGAGAAGGCCTACTCGACCGACGCCAACATCTGGGGCGCAACCCACGAGGCGAAGACGCTGGAGCACCTGAACACATCACTCGAGTCGGTCGAGCCGATCATGGGCGTCAAGTTCTGGGACCCGTCGGTCGAGATCGAAACCGAAGACGTCACGATCACGTTTGAGGCCGGCCGTCCGGTCGCCATCAACGGTGCGACGTTCGGGGGAGACCCGGTCGCTCTCGTGCACGAGGCGAACACGATCGGTGGCCGTCACGGACTCGGTATGTCTGACCAGATCGAGAACCGGATCATCGAAGCCAAGAGCAGGGGCATCTACGAAGCTCCCGGCATGGCGCTGTTGCACATTGCGTACGAGCGGCTCGTCAACGCGATCCACAACGAGGACACCATCGCCAACTTCCACCAGCACGGTCGCCGTCTCGGTCGACTGATGTACGAGGGACGCTGGCTCGACCCGCAGGCCATGATGCTGCGCGAGTCCGTTCAGCGGTGGATCGCTTCGGTCGTCAGCGGCGACGTGACGATCCGGCTGCGTCGGGGCGAGGACTACTCGATCCTCGATACGCAGGGTCCCAACTTCTCGTACCACCCCGAAAAGCTTTCGATGGAGCGTACGGAGAACGCCGTGTTCGGCCCGACCGACCGCATTGGTCAGCTGACGATGCGCAACCTCGACATCGCCGACTCGCGCGCGATGTTGGAGCTCTACGCCCAGCAGCCGCTCGATCAGGGCCAGGTCTTGGTCGAGAACGGCACGCTGTTCGGCGAGCTGCCCGCGGGCGGCGCCACCCGGATCGAAGCCAACCCGGCTGTCGACCACGACGGTGTGGATGAAGTGGATGAGCAGGCGCTTGACGCTGCAGCCATGGAGTTCGGCACCGACTGA
- the argJ gene encoding bifunctional glutamate N-acetyltransferase/amino-acid acetyltransferase ArgJ, whose protein sequence is MSVTAAKGFSASGVAAGLKSNGGPDVALVVNDGPSHAAAAVFTSNRCKANPVLWSEEAIKSGSAVAVVINSGGANCYTGPEGFATTHHTAETVATALGIGAIDVQVCSTGLIGLLNDRDALLSGVHAALAARSTDGGAAAATAIMTTDTVAKESVSHGDGWTVGGMAKGAGMLAPALATMLVVVTTDADVDADTANAALRSATAQTFDRLDSDGCQSTNDTVLLMASGASGIKPDAAAFTEAVTAVCRDLAMQLLADAEGADHEIAIEVVNAASVDDALEVGRSVARSNLFKCAIFGKDPNWGRILASVGTTQAAFDPANLDVALNNVWVCRNSGPGESPDSIDLSQRAVSVTIDLKSGSATGTIWTNDLTQAYVHENSAYSS, encoded by the coding sequence ATGAGCGTGACAGCAGCCAAGGGGTTCAGCGCTTCGGGCGTTGCCGCCGGCCTCAAGTCGAATGGCGGACCCGATGTCGCGCTGGTCGTCAACGACGGACCGTCGCACGCAGCTGCCGCGGTGTTCACCAGCAACCGTTGCAAGGCCAACCCGGTCCTTTGGAGCGAAGAAGCCATCAAGTCCGGCTCAGCCGTTGCCGTCGTCATCAACTCAGGCGGCGCCAACTGCTACACCGGTCCCGAAGGGTTCGCGACGACGCATCACACCGCCGAGACCGTGGCGACTGCGCTCGGCATCGGCGCAATCGACGTACAGGTGTGCTCGACCGGTCTGATCGGGCTACTCAACGACCGTGATGCGCTGCTCTCTGGCGTGCACGCAGCCCTGGCCGCCCGGTCGACCGACGGTGGTGCCGCCGCCGCTACGGCGATCATGACGACCGACACCGTGGCGAAGGAGTCGGTGTCCCACGGCGATGGTTGGACGGTCGGCGGAATGGCGAAGGGCGCGGGAATGCTGGCGCCCGCGCTCGCGACGATGCTCGTGGTTGTCACGACGGACGCCGATGTCGACGCCGATACGGCCAATGCGGCACTGCGCAGCGCCACGGCTCAGACCTTCGACCGTCTCGACTCAGACGGCTGCCAGTCGACCAACGACACCGTGCTCCTGATGGCGAGCGGAGCGTCCGGCATCAAGCCGGATGCCGCGGCCTTCACGGAAGCCGTCACGGCTGTGTGCCGCGACCTTGCGATGCAGCTCCTGGCCGACGCCGAGGGTGCTGACCACGAGATCGCGATCGAGGTCGTCAACGCAGCATCGGTTGACGACGCTCTCGAGGTCGGTCGGTCCGTCGCCCGCAGCAACCTGTTCAAGTGCGCGATCTTCGGCAAGGACCCCAACTGGGGACGCATCCTCGCCTCGGTGGGTACGACGCAAGCCGCCTTCGATCCGGCGAACCTCGACGTTGCACTCAACAACGTCTGGGTGTGTCGCAACAGCGGGCCGGGGGAGTCACCCGACTCGATCGACCTCTCGCAGCGGGCGGTCAGCGTCACGATTGACCTCAAGTCAGGCTCGGCAACGGGCACCATCTGGACCAACGACCTCACCCAGGCCTATGTCCACGAGAACTCGGCGTACAGCTCATGA
- the pheT gene encoding phenylalanine--tRNA ligase subunit beta yields MRVPVSWLRELVAVPADVTTEQLAARLTAFDLKLEEIIGDSVVGPLVVGRVLTLEKEEQKNGKTINWCRVDVGPDHNDADGGRGIVCGAHNFVEGDLVIVSLPGAVLPGGFAIAARKTYGHVSDGMICSSAELGLAGDASGIIVVEPGTAEVGDDAIELLGLGAEVLDLEVNPDRAYALSMRGVARDTALAYGLDFTDPADIEVPSKGTGYPIKVEDAERCPVFTARIVKGFDPTRPTPRWMAQRIEQAGMRSISLAVDITNYVMIEFGHPIHGYDLAKLKGDIVVRTAKKGEKLTTLDGVARTLSVEDTVVCDDRGAIGLAGVMGGEDTELSETSTEVLVEAAHWNQVTTARTVRRHKLPSEASKRYERGVDPELPARATQRVAELLVEHGGGTIDDGLTVVGKAPKLASVTMSVELPGRVSGVEIDAATVVSALEGNAIEVALDHDTVTATPPSWRFDIKDPYDLVEEVLRVVGYDKVPSVLPEAPAGRGLTTAQVIRRRVGMVLAGEGLIEVKTFPFAGSGDWDKLGFAADDPRRTQVLLANPLSAEEPGMTTTLLSGLFKALVLNIGRGHTDVSIVETGRVFIPRGDGKAPIYGVDARPSDKQLNALYDALPAQPQHVALLMSGARERGGWTGAGRAATWSDAVAIVQHVADALHVDLAVEQAQQMPWHPGRCAAFTLDGTVIGHAGEIHPRVLKAYGLPPRVVGAEIDLDALIAVAPRVGPRPDFSTFPVAKEDLALTVDIDVPASTIQHALEGASELIESVRLFDVYEGDQLPEGKKSLAFALRLRAPDRTLADDEIKSARDAAIQAAAAAGATLRT; encoded by the coding sequence GTGAGAGTCCCAGTTTCCTGGCTGCGTGAACTCGTAGCCGTACCCGCCGATGTCACGACGGAGCAGCTGGCCGCCCGTCTCACGGCGTTCGATCTCAAGCTCGAAGAAATCATCGGCGACTCAGTCGTTGGACCGCTCGTTGTTGGCCGCGTTCTTACGCTCGAAAAGGAAGAGCAGAAAAACGGCAAGACGATCAACTGGTGCCGGGTCGACGTCGGTCCAGATCACAACGACGCCGACGGCGGCCGCGGGATCGTTTGCGGTGCCCACAACTTCGTCGAGGGTGACCTCGTCATCGTGTCCCTGCCCGGCGCTGTGCTGCCCGGCGGATTCGCGATCGCTGCACGCAAGACGTACGGGCACGTGTCCGACGGCATGATCTGCTCGAGCGCGGAGCTTGGTCTCGCGGGTGACGCCAGCGGCATCATCGTCGTGGAGCCCGGCACCGCCGAGGTCGGCGACGACGCGATCGAGCTGCTCGGTCTCGGCGCAGAGGTGCTCGACCTCGAGGTCAACCCTGACCGCGCCTACGCGCTGTCGATGCGTGGAGTCGCTCGCGACACGGCGCTCGCCTACGGTCTCGACTTCACCGATCCCGCCGACATTGAAGTGCCGTCAAAGGGCACGGGCTACCCGATCAAGGTCGAGGACGCGGAGCGCTGCCCGGTCTTTACCGCGCGCATCGTCAAGGGCTTCGACCCGACGCGCCCCACTCCGCGTTGGATGGCTCAGCGAATCGAGCAGGCCGGTATGCGCTCGATCTCTCTTGCGGTCGACATCACCAACTACGTGATGATCGAGTTCGGTCACCCGATCCACGGCTATGACCTCGCCAAGCTCAAGGGCGACATCGTCGTACGCACCGCCAAAAAGGGTGAGAAGCTCACCACCCTTGATGGTGTTGCACGCACGCTGTCGGTCGAGGACACAGTGGTCTGCGACGACCGTGGCGCCATTGGCCTTGCCGGTGTGATGGGTGGAGAGGACACCGAGCTCTCGGAGACCTCCACCGAAGTTCTTGTCGAAGCTGCGCACTGGAACCAGGTGACCACCGCTCGTACGGTTCGCCGACACAAGCTGCCGTCCGAAGCCTCCAAGCGTTACGAGCGCGGCGTCGATCCTGAGCTGCCGGCGCGCGCGACCCAGCGTGTCGCGGAACTTCTGGTCGAGCACGGCGGCGGAACGATCGACGACGGCCTCACGGTCGTCGGCAAGGCTCCCAAGCTCGCCTCGGTCACCATGAGCGTCGAACTCCCCGGCCGCGTGTCGGGTGTCGAGATCGACGCTGCGACCGTCGTGTCCGCGCTTGAGGGCAATGCCATCGAGGTTGCTCTCGACCACGACACCGTCACGGCCACTCCGCCGAGCTGGCGCTTCGACATCAAAGACCCTTATGACCTGGTCGAAGAGGTGCTCCGTGTCGTGGGTTACGATAAGGTGCCGTCGGTGCTGCCAGAAGCTCCCGCCGGTCGCGGACTCACCACCGCACAGGTCATCCGGCGACGCGTCGGCATGGTGTTGGCAGGCGAAGGCCTGATCGAGGTCAAGACATTCCCGTTCGCGGGATCGGGTGACTGGGACAAGCTCGGGTTCGCGGCGGATGACCCGCGGCGTACACAGGTGCTTCTCGCCAACCCGCTGTCGGCCGAAGAGCCGGGTATGACGACAACGCTTCTGTCGGGTCTGTTCAAGGCTCTGGTGCTCAACATCGGACGCGGACACACCGACGTCAGCATCGTCGAGACCGGACGCGTGTTCATCCCCCGCGGCGACGGCAAGGCGCCCATCTACGGCGTCGACGCACGACCGTCCGACAAGCAGCTCAATGCCCTGTACGACGCGCTTCCTGCTCAGCCGCAGCACGTCGCGCTCCTGATGTCAGGTGCGCGCGAGCGTGGCGGATGGACAGGTGCCGGACGTGCGGCGACCTGGAGCGATGCTGTTGCGATCGTCCAGCACGTCGCTGACGCTTTGCACGTGGATCTTGCGGTCGAGCAGGCACAGCAGATGCCCTGGCACCCGGGACGATGCGCCGCGTTCACTCTCGACGGCACCGTCATTGGACATGCCGGAGAGATTCATCCGCGAGTCCTCAAGGCGTACGGACTTCCTCCCCGCGTGGTCGGCGCCGAGATCGATCTTGATGCGCTCATCGCCGTCGCACCGCGAGTGGGACCGCGACCCGACTTCTCGACGTTCCCCGTGGCCAAGGAAGACCTCGCACTTACCGTCGACATCGACGTACCTGCGTCCACGATTCAGCATGCGCTTGAGGGCGCGAGCGAACTGATCGAATCAGTGCGCCTGTTCGATGTTTACGAGGGCGATCAGCTGCCCGAGGGCAAGAAGTCGCTGGCGTTCGCGCTGCGATTGCGTGCCCCGGACCGGACCTTGGCGGACGATGAAATCAAGTCGGCCCGCGACGCTGCAATTCAAGCTGCAGCAGCCGCGGGCGCAACTCTGCGTACCTAG